In the Campylobacter showae genome, one interval contains:
- a CDS encoding HAD family hydrolase — MAIAYDFDGTLARGNIQENSFIPTTLGIKKEDFWNKVKELSEENNMDEILSYMYLIVKKADDAGAKITREELGKHGKTVKYFNGVEEFFERINEYAAQKGILIEHYIVSSGTKEMIDGTTIADKFKNIYASSFMYNEYGKPTWPALAINYTTKTQYLYRISKGILNAWDNKLINKYIPEHERRILFENMIYIGDGETDVPAMKLLKTNGGTSIAVYDENKETAKTLLEQNRVNYVAKADYSNGSEIDTIIKSTIDRISLNLKNGKLQIYDKQNTAQTKMKKSNNQVKNKQYYLDVLKTTGFKLDYSNKANKIYLKKYSWDDHGYQTSFYIWNNGNYIGTAKIAKLNQNKNEHTADLLEKNFDKLHDDFFSVIRFKKDEIDEDTKEALRFLLNDISNTNKYDNNEIVKKSLKRS, encoded by the coding sequence ATGGCAATCGCATATGATTTTGACGGAACACTGGCAAGAGGCAATATACAAGAAAATTCTTTTATACCAACAACACTGGGTATAAAAAAAGAAGATTTCTGGAATAAAGTAAAAGAATTATCTGAAGAAAACAATATGGATGAGATATTGTCGTATATGTATTTGATTGTGAAAAAAGCAGATGACGCTGGTGCAAAAATTACAAGAGAGGAGCTTGGTAAGCATGGTAAAACTGTTAAATATTTTAACGGGGTGGAAGAGTTTTTTGAAAGGATTAATGAGTATGCTGCACAAAAGGGGATATTGATTGAGCACTATATAGTATCATCAGGTACCAAAGAAATGATCGATGGAACGACTATAGCGGATAAATTTAAAAATATTTATGCATCTTCTTTTATGTATAATGAGTACGGCAAACCTACTTGGCCAGCCTTGGCAATTAACTATACGACAAAAACTCAATATTTATACAGGATAAGCAAAGGAATTCTTAATGCCTGGGACAATAAACTAATTAATAAATATATACCAGAGCATGAAAGGCGTATTTTATTTGAGAATATGATATATATAGGTGACGGAGAAACTGATGTTCCGGCTATGAAGTTGCTAAAAACTAATGGTGGAACTTCAATCGCTGTTTATGATGAAAATAAAGAGACTGCCAAAACGCTTTTGGAACAAAATAGAGTTAATTATGTTGCGAAAGCTGATTACTCTAATGGATCAGAGATAGATACTATTATAAAATCTACGATAGATAGAATTAGCTTAAATTTAAAAAATGGAAAATTGCAAATATATGACAAGCAAAATACTGCACAAACAAAAATGAAAAAGTCTAATAATCAAGTAAAGAATAAACAATATTATTTAGATGTACTCAAAACAACGGGTTTCAAATTAGATTATAGTAATAAAGCAAATAAAATATATTTAAAGAAATATTCATGGGATGACCACGGATATCAAACCTCGTTTTACATATGGAATAATGGAAATTATATTGGAACAGCTAAGATAGCGAAACTAAATCAAAATAAAAATGAGCATACTGCAGATTTACTGGAGAAGAATTTTGATAAGTTACATGATGATTTTTTCTCTGTTATACGCTTTAAAAAAGATGAGATAGATGAAGATACCAAAGAGGCATTGAGGTTTTTATTGAATGATATTAGTAATACTAATAAATACGATAATAATGAAATTGTAAAAAAATCTTTAAAGAGAAGTTAG
- a CDS encoding restriction endonuclease subunit S, whose product MSEFKNLPSGWSKCELGEICKISSSKFDPTKSNEVKKCIELEHLSQKTGQILGFISSGEQKSIKNEFKKGQILYGKLRPYLQKFCQAKFDGVCSSEIWVLQGKKVTNDFLFYLVQSDKFNQIANKTSGTKMPRADWEYMSEMPFFIPPELEQKKIAKILSTWDEAINLTINLIESKKQFKKAIMQNLLTAKIRFPEFKDEWQETKLGKILKERKAYQNKGFDMEHVSLTKDGVVPKSERYDRDFLVKDDNKQYKITRLNDICYNPANLKFGVICKNIYGDGIFSPIYVTFECCNELDNDFAGFYLTQNDFIQKVRKFEEGTVYERMAVSPEDFLRFKIKLPNLNEQQKIAEVLMACDDEINLLNLKLENLKKQKQGLMQKLLIGETRTCYVKKAM is encoded by the coding sequence ATGAGCGAATTTAAAAATTTACCAAGCGGATGGAGTAAATGCGAGCTAGGCGAAATTTGTAAAATATCGTCGTCTAAATTTGATCCGACCAAAAGCAACGAGGTCAAAAAATGCATTGAGCTTGAACATTTATCTCAAAAAACAGGTCAAATTTTAGGTTTTATAAGCTCTGGTGAACAAAAAAGTATAAAAAACGAATTTAAAAAAGGACAAATTTTATACGGAAAACTTCGCCCGTATCTGCAAAAATTTTGTCAAGCTAAATTTGATGGCGTTTGCTCATCTGAAATTTGGGTTTTACAAGGTAAAAAGGTTACGAACGATTTTTTATTTTATCTAGTGCAGTCGGATAAATTTAACCAAATCGCTAATAAAACGTCTGGTACGAAAATGCCGCGCGCAGACTGGGAATATATGTCAGAGATGCCGTTTTTTATACCGCCTGAACTAGAGCAAAAAAAGATAGCGAAAATTTTATCTACTTGGGATGAGGCTATAAATTTAACTATAAATTTGATAGAAAGCAAAAAGCAGTTTAAAAAAGCCATTATGCAAAATTTACTCACAGCTAAAATCCGCTTTCCCGAGTTCAAAGACGAGTGGCAAGAGACAAAGCTTGGTAAAATTCTAAAAGAGCGTAAAGCATATCAAAACAAAGGTTTTGATATGGAGCATGTATCTTTAACAAAAGACGGAGTTGTTCCAAAGAGTGAAAGATATGATAGGGATTTTTTAGTAAAAGATGATAATAAGCAGTATAAAATAACAAGATTAAACGATATTTGCTACAATCCAGCAAATTTAAAATTTGGTGTAATTTGCAAAAATATTTATGGCGATGGCATCTTTTCACCCATATATGTAACATTTGAATGTTGCAATGAGCTTGATAACGATTTTGCTGGATTTTATCTAACTCAAAATGATTTTATACAAAAAGTTAGAAAATTTGAAGAGGGGACCGTGTATGAAAGAATGGCAGTTAGTCCAGAGGATTTTTTAAGGTTTAAAATAAAGCTTCCAAATTTAAACGAACAACAAAAAATCGCAGAAGTTTTAATGGCTTGTGATGATGAGATAAATTTACTAAATTTAAAGCTAGAAAATTTAAAAAAGCAAAAACAAGGCTTGATGCAAAAACTACTAATAGGAGAAACAAGAACATGTTATGTGAAAAAAGCAATGTAA
- a CDS encoding type I restriction-modification system subunit M: MQKTTQETINNVVWKACDTFRGTMDGSDYKDYVLTMLFVKYLSDFYKEKLELLRAEYGEKRDRIEAKLKKEKFKLDESCTFEYLLAHKEAVNLGEIMNKTLEKIEEDNKDKLEGIFRSIDFNNKNKLGDTKERNAILQNLLEDFSDTRLDLRPSMLEGNDIIGDAYEYLIAHFASDAGKKGGEFYTPSEVSTLLAKLVEPKDGDMIYDPTCGSGSLLIKASKEVGSKNFRLYGQEKNGQTHALCKMNMFLHEINDAVIEWGDTIRNPLHLQDNLIKTFDIVVANPPFSLDKWGADFAGNDPFMRFGSYALPPKSKGDYAFVVHMIKSLNNNGKMGVVLPHGVLFRGANEGKIRQKLIEENLLDAVIGLPANLFYGTSIPACILIFKKNRANEDVLFIDASKEFEKGKNQNTLTEQNIKKIVTAYKNRSEIEKYSHLASLSEIKENDYNLNIPRYVDTFEEEELVDIEATKAEISRLEAELKSVQSKMSEYLAELGL, translated from the coding sequence ATGCAAAAGACCACACAAGAAACCATAAATAACGTCGTTTGGAAGGCTTGCGACACGTTTCGCGGCACGATGGACGGAAGCGACTATAAAGACTATGTTTTAACTATGCTTTTCGTCAAGTACCTATCTGATTTTTACAAAGAAAAGCTTGAGTTGCTTAGAGCCGAGTACGGCGAGAAGCGCGATAGGATCGAAGCAAAGCTAAAGAAAGAGAAATTTAAGCTTGATGAGAGTTGTACGTTTGAGTATCTTTTAGCGCACAAAGAGGCGGTAAATTTAGGCGAGATAATGAACAAAACTCTAGAAAAGATCGAAGAAGACAACAAAGATAAGCTTGAAGGCATCTTTAGAAGTATAGACTTTAATAACAAAAACAAGCTTGGCGACACGAAAGAGAGAAACGCTATCTTGCAAAATTTGCTCGAGGATTTTAGCGATACTAGGCTAGATCTTCGCCCTTCTATGCTTGAAGGCAACGACATAATAGGCGACGCATACGAGTATCTCATAGCCCATTTTGCAAGCGACGCAGGTAAAAAAGGCGGAGAGTTTTATACGCCGAGCGAGGTTTCGACGCTTCTTGCAAAGCTAGTTGAGCCAAAAGATGGCGATATGATCTATGATCCTACTTGCGGTTCTGGTTCGCTTCTTATCAAGGCTTCAAAAGAGGTCGGTAGCAAAAATTTCCGCCTTTACGGACAAGAGAAAAACGGCCAAACTCATGCGCTTTGCAAGATGAATATGTTCTTGCACGAGATAAACGACGCCGTCATCGAGTGGGGCGATACGATCAGAAACCCGCTTCATCTACAAGATAACCTTATAAAGACCTTTGATATAGTCGTGGCAAATCCCCCTTTTAGCCTCGATAAATGGGGGGCTGATTTTGCTGGGAACGATCCTTTTATGAGATTTGGCAGTTATGCTTTGCCGCCAAAGAGCAAGGGCGACTACGCATTTGTCGTGCACATGATAAAAAGTCTAAACAATAACGGTAAAATGGGTGTCGTGCTTCCGCATGGAGTGCTATTTCGCGGGGCAAATGAGGGCAAGATCCGCCAAAAGCTGATCGAAGAAAATTTGCTTGACGCCGTCATCGGACTACCGGCAAATTTATTTTACGGCACGAGTATCCCTGCTTGCATACTCATTTTTAAGAAAAACCGCGCAAACGAAGATGTGCTATTTATCGACGCTAGCAAAGAATTTGAAAAAGGTAAAAACCAAAACACGCTAACCGAGCAAAATATCAAAAAGATAGTCACTGCCTACAAAAACAGAAGCGAGATAGAAAAATACTCCCACCTAGCAAGCCTTAGCGAGATAAAAGAGAACGACTATAACCTAAACATCCCTCGCTACGTCGATACTTTTGAAGAAGAAGAGCTTGTGGATATCGAGGCTACAAAGGCTGAGATTTCACGCCTTGAAGCCGAGCTAAAAAGCGTTCAAAGCAAGATGAGCGAGTATCTTGCGGAGCTTGGGCTATGA
- a CDS encoding restriction endonuclease subunit S: MIKLNDIAEIKSGLVLSRKKAEAHTPSEHPYKIVSLKSFAENTVFDDSFADEFISNEQISEEYKVSLCDILLRLREPNFAVYIDKEYDDLIYTSLMVRIRVKSDIFDPRFVAHYLNSSAVKKALAPDVSGTAIAMIGVASINNLKIPLVNLQTQNKIVKYLNLARQESEILQNLIAVKQKYHKSIFENLIKEEN; encoded by the coding sequence ATGATAAAATTAAACGACATTGCTGAAATAAAAAGCGGCTTAGTGTTAAGTAGGAAAAAGGCTGAAGCACATACCCCGTCTGAGCACCCGTATAAAATCGTATCGCTAAAGTCGTTTGCCGAAAATACGGTCTTTGACGATTCGTTTGCAGATGAGTTTATATCAAACGAGCAAATAAGCGAGGAGTATAAGGTAAGCCTTTGTGATATTTTGCTGCGACTTAGAGAGCCGAATTTCGCCGTTTATATAGACAAGGAGTATGACGATCTTATCTACACATCTTTGATGGTTCGCATAAGGGTTAAAAGTGACATATTTGATCCGCGTTTTGTGGCGCATTATCTAAATAGCAGCGCCGTTAAAAAAGCCCTTGCGCCAGATGTTTCGGGCACCGCCATAGCGATGATAGGCGTTGCTAGTATAAATAATCTAAAAATTCCGCTTGTAAATTTGCAAACTCAAAACAAGATAGTAAAATACCTAAATTTAGCTCGCCAAGAGAGCGAAATTTTACAAAATTTGATAGCTGTAAAGCAAAAATACCACAAAAGCATATTTGAAAATTTAATAAAAGAGGAGAACTAA
- a CDS encoding helix-turn-helix domain-containing protein has translation MFENKEEIDFFNISSISPNQKFIFLAKNKKVYSKILKNFHGGSSAILFKPIKTSVLLDSIAMLSPSKEAIFLMLNKEIKINLEKEQIYKNNEQIFLTNLQHKLILLLAQNVNNITTFSMIEEVVYHDKMSSKIAMQNLVGMLKRNLNLDIKNIHSKGYILYSY, from the coding sequence TTGTTTGAGAATAAAGAAGAAATTGATTTCTTTAATATTTCATCCATCTCGCCGAATCAAAAATTTATATTTTTAGCAAAAAACAAAAAAGTCTATTCTAAAATTTTAAAAAATTTTCACGGCGGAAGTTCTGCTATATTATTTAAGCCTATTAAAACAAGCGTTTTACTCGATAGTATCGCTATGCTATCTCCTAGCAAAGAGGCAATCTTTTTAATGCTAAACAAAGAAATTAAGATAAATCTCGAAAAAGAGCAAATTTATAAAAATAACGAACAAATTTTTCTAACAAATTTACAACATAAGCTGATATTGCTCCTAGCCCAAAACGTAAATAACATAACCACCTTTTCAATGATAGAAGAGGTCGTTTATCACGATAAAATGAGTTCAAAAATAGCTATGCAAAATTTAGTAGGCATGTTAAAAAGAAATTTAAATCTTGATATAAAAAACATACATTCAAAAGGTTATATTCTCTATTCCTATTGA
- a CDS encoding helix-turn-helix transcriptional regulator produces the protein MLNELYNDVEYKTLLEHISSQYKGKVVLDRKQTAAVLGIGISTLDLRISQGRDIPRYIKMGDAKNSRIAFAITDIATYIFQKRVKTCS, from the coding sequence ATGCTTAACGAACTATATAACGATGTAGAGTACAAAACGCTTCTTGAGCACATATCTAGCCAATATAAAGGAAAGGTGGTTTTAGACAGAAAGCAAACCGCAGCGGTTCTTGGTATTGGTATATCGACTCTTGATCTTCGTATATCGCAGGGCAGGGATATTCCACGTTATATCAAAATGGGAGATGCAAAGAATTCTCGCATAGCGTTTGCGATAACGGACATTGCGACTTATATTTTTCAAAAAAGGGTTAAAACATGCTCTTAA
- a CDS encoding radical SAM protein, with amino-acid sequence MQIVFGPVSSRRFGISLGVDLSPARKCCNFDCVYCELTAAKPVAAIENPPSVEQVIAEVKAALAAHPHIDVITLTANGEPTLYPDLAGLVRELNLIKGPAKTLILSNGSGVLDPKICEALKGLDIVKFSLDSVAQKTFTRIDRLGEKIGVGELVAAMAKFRREFKGELVLEILVVKGLNDTKAEFEALNAALNQILPARADISTIDRPPAYPVKGVSRELLYELAQQISGVPCVIASAKYGDKKIELSKEELLELVKRRPQSENDVTNSFSEGSKLNLQELLSDGMIKIVDAAGTKFYRLA; translated from the coding sequence ATGCAAATCGTCTTTGGTCCCGTTAGCTCGCGCAGGTTCGGTATTTCGCTGGGCGTCGATCTATCGCCCGCGCGAAAGTGCTGTAACTTTGACTGCGTTTACTGTGAGCTCACGGCGGCAAAACCCGTCGCGGCGATAGAAAATCCGCCTAGCGTAGAGCAAGTGATCGCCGAGGTGAAGGCCGCGCTTGCCGCACATCCGCACATTGACGTCATCACGCTCACGGCAAACGGCGAACCGACGCTTTACCCGGATCTGGCTGGGCTCGTAAGAGAGCTAAATTTGATAAAAGGTCCCGCCAAAACTCTCATCCTCTCAAACGGCTCAGGCGTGCTTGATCCTAAAATTTGCGAGGCGTTAAAGGGGCTTGATATTGTCAAATTTAGCCTTGATAGCGTGGCGCAAAAGACCTTTACTAGGATAGATCGCTTGGGCGAAAAAATTGGCGTCGGCGAGCTAGTGGCTGCGATGGCTAAATTTAGGCGAGAATTTAAAGGCGAGCTAGTGCTTGAAATCCTGGTCGTAAAAGGGCTAAACGACACAAAGGCCGAATTTGAAGCGCTAAATGCGGCGCTAAATCAAATTTTGCCAGCCCGCGCGGACATAAGCACCATTGACCGCCCGCCCGCATACCCGGTCAAAGGCGTGAGCCGAGAGCTCCTATACGAGCTTGCACAGCAAATTTCCGGCGTACCGTGCGTGATAGCGTCGGCAAAATACGGCGATAAAAAAATCGAACTTAGCAAAGAGGAACTACTAGAGCTCGTAAAACGCCGCCCGCAAAGCGAAAACGACGTAACAAATAGCTTTTCTGAGGGCTCGAAGCTAAATTTGCAGGAGCTTTTATCGGACGGAATGATAAAAATAGTAGATGCGGCGGGGACTAAATTTTACCGACTTGCGTGA
- a CDS encoding methyl-accepting chemotaxis protein — MVGYFLKPLGIISSALDAFFKYLNYETKEPLKANVATKDEFGVMAALINENISKVEASNTAENNFIKEANAFVDKIKAGDFTATLDAHTSNPALNQLKSTFAQLQAALKDAIAENSNEVIRLLESFKAQDFTKRLDDSGKMATGINSLGEEITNMLNINLEQAKLLEEKAGILAESMKELTNGANVQASSLQESAAAVEQMSSSMNAISQKTGDVMRQSEEIKNIIVIIRDIADQTNLLALNAAIEAARAGEHGRGFAVVADEVRKLAERTQKSLGEIEANANVLAQSINEMSESIKEQSEGINMINRSVAQIDELTHNNVGVVSRTNEVTAQVDNMAKAIVEDVRKKKF, encoded by the coding sequence ATGGTCGGATATTTCTTGAAGCCTCTTGGTATCATATCAAGCGCGCTAGATGCGTTTTTCAAATATCTCAACTACGAAACCAAAGAGCCGCTTAAAGCAAATGTGGCCACGAAGGATGAATTTGGGGTTATGGCGGCGCTTATAAACGAAAATATAAGCAAAGTAGAGGCGTCAAATACTGCTGAAAATAACTTTATCAAAGAAGCAAACGCTTTTGTGGATAAGATAAAAGCGGGCGACTTTACGGCGACTCTTGATGCGCATACCTCTAACCCTGCGCTAAATCAGCTAAAATCTACTTTTGCTCAGCTTCAAGCGGCCCTAAAAGACGCGATCGCTGAAAATAGCAATGAGGTTATAAGATTGCTAGAGAGCTTTAAAGCGCAAGACTTCACAAAAAGGCTTGACGATAGCGGCAAGATGGCTACGGGCATCAACTCGCTAGGCGAAGAGATCACAAATATGCTCAATATAAATTTAGAGCAAGCTAAGTTGCTGGAAGAAAAAGCAGGCATTTTGGCCGAGTCGATGAAAGAGCTCACAAACGGCGCTAACGTACAAGCAAGCTCGTTACAAGAAAGCGCCGCTGCGGTAGAGCAGATGAGTAGCTCTATGAACGCCATCAGTCAAAAGACTGGTGACGTCATGAGACAAAGTGAAGAGATCAAAAACATCATCGTGATCATCCGAGATATCGCCGATCAGACAAACTTACTAGCGCTTAACGCAGCTATCGAGGCTGCTCGTGCAGGCGAGCACGGACGCGGCTTTGCCGTTGTAGCCGATGAGGTTCGCAAGCTTGCCGAACGCACCCAAAAATCGCTCGGTGAAATCGAAGCCAACGCAAACGTACTGGCTCAAAGTATCAACGAGATGAGCGAGAGCATCAAGGAGCAAAGCGAAGGCATAAATATGATCAATCGCTCTGTGGCTCAGATAGACGAGCTCACTCACAACAACGTAGGCGTCGTAAGTAGAACTAACGAAGTAACCGCTCAGGTCGACAACATGGCTAAAGCTATCGTCGAAGACGTGAGGAAGAAGAAATTTTAA
- a CDS encoding methyl-accepting chemotaxis protein, whose protein sequence is MRELELKLLDNMKEDAAIVKDDANTQMVVSLVVIAICIILMLLVSAFIGRNLISGIDQTKNGLVQFFDFLNNKADKAKLLNRGGSDEIGQMSTLINENIKQIEANFAEQNSFIKEANAFVGQIGKGNYVAQLNADTSNPALSQLKQTFKDLQIALKQAIAANGDEVLNLLESFKKQDFTKRLEDDGKMAVGINALGEEIAGMLRTNLEQARILEEKAEFLAQSMKQVTDGASSQASSLQESAAAVEQMSSSMSAINQKTQDVIRQSEEIKNIIVIIRDIADQTNLLALNAAIEAARAGEHGRGFAVVADEVRKLAERTQKSLGEIEANTNVLAQSINEMSESIREQSEAINLINQGVSHVDELTKQNVRVANETNVVTAEVDQMAKAIAQDVRKKKF, encoded by the coding sequence ATGAGAGAACTTGAACTTAAACTACTAGACAACATGAAAGAGGATGCCGCGATCGTTAAAGATGATGCAAATACTCAGATGGTCGTTAGCCTCGTAGTTATCGCGATTTGTATTATACTTATGCTATTGGTATCCGCATTTATAGGTAGAAATTTGATCTCGGGTATCGACCAGACTAAAAACGGACTCGTGCAGTTTTTCGACTTTTTAAACAATAAAGCAGACAAAGCCAAGCTGCTAAATCGCGGCGGTAGCGACGAGATAGGCCAGATGAGCACGCTAATAAACGAAAATATCAAGCAAATCGAGGCAAATTTTGCCGAGCAAAATAGCTTTATCAAGGAAGCTAACGCATTTGTCGGACAGATAGGCAAGGGCAACTATGTAGCGCAGCTAAACGCCGACACTTCAAATCCGGCTCTTAGCCAGCTAAAGCAAACTTTTAAAGACCTACAAATCGCCCTAAAACAAGCCATAGCCGCAAACGGCGACGAGGTTTTAAATTTGCTTGAAAGCTTTAAAAAGCAAGACTTCACAAAAAGACTCGAAGATGACGGTAAGATGGCCGTGGGCATAAATGCTCTAGGTGAAGAGATAGCCGGCATGTTAAGGACAAATTTGGAGCAAGCTCGCATTCTAGAGGAAAAGGCGGAGTTTTTAGCTCAGTCTATGAAACAAGTAACCGACGGCGCGAGCTCTCAGGCAAGCTCGCTACAAGAAAGTGCTGCTGCAGTCGAGCAGATGAGCAGCTCGATGAGCGCCATCAATCAAAAGACGCAAGACGTAATACGCCAATCCGAAGAGATCAAAAACATCATCGTGATCATCCGAGATATCGCAGATCAGACGAATTTGCTAGCGCTTAACGCCGCTATCGAAGCAGCCCGAGCAGGTGAACATGGACGCGGCTTTGCCGTCGTAGCCGATGAGGTTCGCAAGCTTGCCGAACGCACTCAAAAATCGCTCGGCGAAATCGAAGCCAACACAAATGTACTAGCTCAAAGCATAAATGAAATGAGCGAAAGTATCAGGGAGCAAAGCGAGGCTATAAATTTGATCAATCAAGGCGTATCTCATGTCGATGAGCTAACCAAGCAAAACGTCAGGGTGGCAAACGAAACCAACGTAGTTACCGCCGAAGTGGATCAGATGGCTAAAGCTATCGCGCAAGACGTGAGAAAAAAGAAATTTTAA
- the hemE gene encoding uroporphyrinogen decarboxylase yields the protein MIFIDACLKKPTPYTPVWMMRQAGRYLPEYMRVRSAAGDFLSLCKDYKKASEVTIQPVEILGVDAAILFSDILVVPLEMGMDLKFVQGEGPVFSDPIKTKEDLDRLDVQKSIKNLDYVYDTIKLTRENLAQDKALIGFCGAPWTIATYMIEGGGTKTYAVSKKLLYSNPEFMHQILAKVTAALIGYMKEQIRAGVNAVQIFDSWAAALEDEAYFEFGWKYIMDIVDALKAEFPQIPVIVFPKGISGYLDKISGNFEVFGVDWSTPIELAKEKLSPKYVLQGNMEPTRLYSKEAIDAGVERILQTMKNAPHIFNLGHGILPDVPVENAKYFIKRVQEKSVR from the coding sequence ATGATTTTCATCGACGCTTGTTTAAAAAAACCCACGCCCTATACGCCCGTTTGGATGATGCGGCAGGCGGGTCGGTATCTGCCCGAGTACATGCGAGTTCGCTCTGCGGCGGGAGATTTTTTATCGCTTTGTAAAGACTATAAAAAAGCCAGCGAGGTTACGATCCAGCCGGTTGAAATTTTAGGCGTCGATGCGGCGATACTTTTTAGCGATATCCTCGTCGTGCCGCTTGAGATGGGCATGGATCTTAAATTCGTCCAAGGCGAGGGGCCCGTGTTTAGTGATCCTATCAAGACCAAAGAGGATCTAGATAGGCTAGACGTCCAAAAATCAATCAAAAATTTAGACTACGTATACGATACGATCAAGCTAACGCGCGAAAATTTGGCGCAGGATAAGGCACTAATCGGCTTTTGCGGGGCGCCGTGGACGATAGCTACGTATATGATCGAGGGTGGCGGGACGAAAACCTACGCGGTTAGCAAGAAGCTTTTATATTCAAATCCAGAGTTTATGCATCAAATTTTAGCCAAGGTTACGGCAGCGCTCATAGGCTACATGAAAGAGCAGATAAGAGCCGGCGTAAATGCGGTTCAAATTTTTGACAGCTGGGCGGCTGCGCTGGAGGATGAGGCGTATTTTGAGTTTGGTTGGAAGTATATCATGGATATAGTTGATGCGCTTAAGGCCGAATTTCCTCAAATTCCGGTTATCGTTTTTCCAAAAGGCATAAGCGGATATCTGGATAAAATTTCGGGAAATTTTGAGGTTTTTGGCGTGGATTGGAGTACGCCGATCGAGCTTGCTAAAGAAAAACTAAGCCCGAAATACGTCCTTCAAGGAAACATGGAGCCTACGCGCCTTTATAGCAAGGAGGCGATCGACGCGGGTGTGGAACGAATTTTGCAGACGATGAAAAACGCGCCGCATATCTTTAATCTCGGACACGGTATTTTGCCGGATGTTCCCGTAGAAAATGCGAAATATTTTATAAAACGAGTGCAAGAAAAAAGCGTAAGATAG